The following DNA comes from Papaver somniferum cultivar HN1 chromosome 4, ASM357369v1, whole genome shotgun sequence.
TGATGAGTCgtctttttccttttctcttaCCAATCCTTCTGTTCcttcagaaacttcatctcttctACCTACTTGGTTCGTATTGCCATTAGTTACTTCTTATGTTTTACCTACCCCTTCtgctccatcaccaccatctccaccTAATTCTCCTTctattttatccacttctagttTGTCCTCAAGTACTGATAGCTCATCAACTCCTTCACAATCCGATAGCTCATCAGGTTCACAGTCCTTCAGTTCTGTTGATTCTACTGCTTCAACTATTTCTCCTACCCAACAGGGCCCTGTTGTTCATCCTATGACTACTCGTTTGTGTGATGGCATTCGAAAACCTCTAGTTCGAATGAATTTACTTGTTATTACGAAGCATCCTATTGCTTCATGTTTTCTTTCTCAAATGAAAGATGCTTTTGTTGAACCAAGGTCTTATAGTGAAGCTTGCAAAATTCTTCAGTGGCAGACTTCTATGGTAGATGAATACCATGCTTTTCGAACTAATGAAAATTGGTCCTATATTCCTCGTCAGATGGGGTACAATGTGGTTCAATTGTAAATGGCTTCAACATTAGATGGGTACAATGTggttcaattctttctcaattGGAGGCTTGGAAGTTTAGGAAAAGGAGAATAGGGGAAGAAAATTATGACCTTTAATCATCTTTGTCATCTGTTGGTCTATTTGGAATGAAAGGAACCGGAGAGTTATGGAAAGTAAACTCCTTAGATCAGAATCTACAGTTATAATAAATGTAAAAGCTTCATTGTACAAATGGGGAGCAGTTGCAAACTGGTTTTGGGAACTACTTTTAGAGATTTAGTTACTCATTGGAAGGcaattataaatacaaattaatcTGTAATCTACTAAAATGGGTGTCTGTGACCTTATTACATTTTCATTTATACAATTTAACCTTTTCACttcaaaaaaaattgggtttagtTTTCATCGTATGCTGACTATtccaaactctttttttttttctgaagcaatTCCAAACTCATTGTTTGGCCTTTCTCTTCTAATAAAATTTTTTactcaaaaaataattaaaaaaaaaggtgcTAATTATACGTGGAATTGCTAGCTGGCCACCCTCCTAGAGGCGGTGCGCACCATATTTCCAAGTTCTCTATGAGTACTAAAATGAAGTTTCACCAGTGACAGTGAAAATGAAAGTTACCATTTGTTACAATTTACTAGTCATTAGTCGATTATTGCTAGAAGTTTGTGAATAAGTTGAATCTATCGTCATTGTGATCTTCAAAGTTACGGAGTATGATTTTCTAGGTGATGAATCAATTAGATGTTTCGATTATAGAGCAATAAGTATAGTCGTCATTCATAGGAAATTTGCTGCATTGCCCAAAACTGAAAACGGAATAAAACAGTGCACAACGTATTACGTGATGAATTTGCGACATTTTGTAATGTATATATAATTTGCATTAGTATTTTGCATTAGTAAACATATACTTGCAGAATACGTACTGATGAAATATCAAGTATTCATGGTCTATGCTGTAGAAAGTGGAGCTTTAGACACCCAATACTTAAACTTTCCCTGTGCTATTTATGCCATGATCCAATATTTCTCTCGTGGCTCAATACGCAAAATGCGCCCCTGATTTAGTTGTTGCTACTTACTACCGGTTAGAATTTAACTTGTAACCCGACATTTGCTTTGCCTCATTGCCAACGTATGTCTGGCGTTTcagatttttatttgttgtgGCCATTGTGATACAAAATCTACCATATGATGATATATGTATGCCGTATTCCAGATTTGTTACCATGACAAAAGAATTGACCTTTGATGTAACGTATATCCCACTACCCAAACATTGATTAATCTCGCATGTTTCTTGTCGCTCATAATTTGTTCAAAGACCCAAAAATGAATATTCGTGAACCGAAATCGCCTTTCTATAGAAGAGGACTTGTGTACCTCCTCGCTCAATTCCGATCGGGTGGATAACCTGATTTCAAAAAATTTGCAATGACCCAAAGCTTTTCAACCCCACTTAAAATTTGGATTATATGATAACCCATATATACTTGGTGACATAATCTACACTAAACGGGTGTCACTATAATAGAGCGGAAAAGTCACTCGACGACCATAACGGTTATCTAAATTCGGAACTCCACATCACCAAGTTCTCTACCGACTAAAAAACATTATTTACACCAATCCTATCCTAATCCTAAATCTACCTTGTAAGTCGTGACCGGATTGTTCCTTTGGTgacatgaaatatgtttttaAATTCGGGAAAAAATAATTAAATGCAAAAGAAGTTTTATGAAAGGAAAGAATGCACATACATTACAAAAACTACCCAATGCAGTAAGCAAGCAAGGGACAAGCAGAAACAGCATCCTAATCCAGAGTAGAACTAGTAAAGTTGTTGTGCATGCAGTGCCCAGAGGCAGTAGACCAATTCAACACCAAAGATTTTGCATCAATGCCAAGGTCCACATTAGTCTTGTAATGCTTGAAGTGCCGGAATCAGCAGCCAAATAATTTTCCCTGCACTTGAAAATTATTATAACGCCAGCACTTGGCCAAGTCATGCATAAATTAGGAAAACACCATGCCCGTACCGTACATAAGTTGTTTCATGACTCTAAATGGTTTGAAGACACAAAATCTGCCTAACAGGTAACAtttataaaaatgaaaatatGTGATCCATATGGCATCGTATGCACATGCACATTCACGGTGATTAAGTAGGTGACTTCGAAAAAGACCAACCAGTTCATGGTTGCTCTTTTTTGAAATTCATACTGCATTCGGTCAGCATTGATCCATAAACCATAGTTTGCTCCGTTTAATTAAAAGCCAGCTCTGCACTAGCACGAGCAATTAAGGAAAAACTGGAAAAAGAAAAGTTGAGATTCAGGTaaggaggttttttttttttgcttagaaTAATGTTAAGGTATTTTGTCCGCTGATAATCAGCAAAGTTGATTTGTTACACACCAAAATCCAAGCTCGCCCGAGCCAACTCGTGCTAGAGAGACTTGCCTCTGTCTTTTTGCTTATCAAAAGCCTTCGACATGATTTTCTTACACGTAAGACCCGCATATGCTTGGGGACATAAGTTTACACTAATCTTCAATTTACCTCGTGACCCAGTTGTTCACTTGGCGACCTAAGATATGTCTATAATTCAGAAGTTATTTCATGACTCTAAATGATTTAAAAAGGACACCAAAAATGTGCCATATGGCAAACATCCatcaaaatgaaaaatatgtggtgACTTCCTCAAAGAAACTTTTTTTTTGGATCCGTCAAAGAGaagattcatcaaaaaaaaaagtatttaagaGGGGTACCTCAACCTAATGAATACAAACCGAAATAAAAAAAGGATGGATCACCGAAGATGAATTCGGTGATCTATCCTCAAAAAAACTTGTAACTAGGTAACATGCCACCATATGCAATTGGGGAGGATCACAGTAGATACCACGCGAATTGGCTACTAATACAATATTAGAGTTTTCAGAATTTTTAAAAACTATACCAAATGGACATTTGGTACTTTGCCTTCTCCAAAATTCGAGCATTGCTTTCACACTGTAAACTCTACAGAACCGCAGCAGAAAATCATAAACCAAATCTATCCAACTTGAGGCACCCAGGAATGAATAAATAGTAATAATCTCAGCACTCAGCAGAGAAGGCACTGTGGAAGATCATCAAATGCATTTTGTTACTATATCCAAGACCCAGCTTCCTACTTCCATATTCTTTTATCGTCAGCAAGATCATCATCAATCACATGTAATTACTCTAATGTCATTGGTTGAATGCAACAAAtagattcataaaaaaaaattaacgaataaataaataaacgatGCAGgtcttttttttgtttaaaattgTTGAGCATATCTGCTCTGCTCGGGCCCTATACAACAACATATAGGACCAAGCCTTTCTATTAATTTCTATTCCTATGATCGACTTCTAGTGTTTTATAATAAACTCCAAGCCACATAAAAGCGACCCACAAgaggaaaaaaaacaaacaaatcaaaaacACAAACAAATACCTCAAAAACCAAAACAAATACCTCAACACTTTGTTATCAGTGCATATCCAAGGCGGCAGGGTGGGAGGCGGCTTAACATAATCAGAGTCATCCACCAAATTAATGTCTCCAACATAATCATCCACAGAAGAACCATTCTTTATAAAGGCCTTTAAGAGCTTTACGTACGTATTGGCCATGGACTCTCGATATTTACGACAAAACTTTGTCTCGTATATAGGACGATCACCATATCTGACTCTATAATAAGGTTGACAAGCTATTAAAATTGCTTCAGCGCGATCACGGAAGTGTTGAGCAACAAATTCTTCAAAAACCTTCGGTGGTTTCTTAAGAGTAGCCAATACTGTCCCGCATTTCCTTTTGAAGACCATTTCATCGAAATCATAAGATTCGTCAAATTTGTAACCCTTCTCAATGGCCTCTAATAAACCGCGATCGTTCATATTATGATTCCGAAAGTAAGGTTTCTCAATGTGAAATGATAATCGGATGGATACTAGAATTTCCAGTATACTTGAGTCCTTTGAATTCCATTTTTCAAGACCTTTTATATCACGAATATAAATGCCCTCGCAGTCATTGTATTTTAAAAAATCCACACCCAAGCCGTCACAGTAATAAGTTGTCTTGAAGTGCAGTGTGGGTGGTGCCAATGGATAATTAGATGGGAATATAATATGAAAGTAGAATAAACCATCGCTGTAGGGAGTACCTGCTCCGCCAACGATTAAGGCTTCGAGAAAATCAGTTCTTTGTTCATGAACTCTGACATAGATTGAATCAGGTAGACCCTTTTTGAGTAATTTCCATTCTTGCATAATCCTGTTGTGTCTGTCCAAACTGGTCTGGTTTAAGTGTT
Coding sequences within:
- the LOC113272906 gene encoding putative ubiquitin-conjugating enzyme E2 38 translates to MENPQNQEMVEIRVDVEGSKNELEKKEKNTTNFGRKGRQDEEVVIQIRVEGKDREAEKEKEVEKVRRKEFKQFDIVKSTAQVGNKAFTSDEHLNQTSLDRHNRIMQEWKLLKKGLPDSIYVRVHEQRTDFLEALIVGGAGTPYSDGLFYFHIIFPSNYPLAPPTLHFKTTYYCDGLGVDFLKYNDCEGIYIRDIKGLEKWNSKDSSILEILVSIRLSFHIEKPYFRNHNMNDRGLLEAIEKGYKFDESYDFDEMVFKRKCGTVLATLKKPPKVFEEFVAQHFRDRAEAILIACQPYYRVRYGDRPIYETKFCRKYRESMANTYVKLLKAFIKNGSSVDDYVGDINLVDDSDYVKPPPTLPPWICTDNKVLRF